A stretch of Microtus pennsylvanicus isolate mMicPen1 chromosome 5, mMicPen1.hap1, whole genome shotgun sequence DNA encodes these proteins:
- the Pou3f2 gene encoding POU domain, class 3, transcription factor 2, translating to MATAASNHYSLLTSSASIVHAEPPGGMQQGAGGYREAQSLVQGDYGALQSNGHPLSHAHQWITALSHGGGGGGGGGGGGGGGGGGGGDGSPWSTSPLGQPDIKPSVVVQQGGRGDELHGPGALQQQHQQQQQQQQQQQQQQQQQQQQQQQRPPHLVHHAGNHHPGPGAWRSAATAAHLPPSMGASNGGLLYSQPSFTVNGMLGAGGQPAGLHHHGLRDAHDEPHHADHHPHPHSHPHQQPPPPPPPQGPPGHPGAHHDPHSDEDTPTSDDLEQFAKQFKQRRIKLGFTQADVGLALGTLYGNVFSQTTICRFEALQLSFKNMCKLKPLLNKWLEEADSSSGSPTSIDKIAAQGRKRKKRTSIEVSVKGALESHFLKCPKPSAQEITSLADSLQLEKEVVRVWFCNRRQKEKRMTPPGGTLPGAEDVYGGSRDTPPHHGVQTPVQ from the coding sequence ATGGCGACCGCAGCGTCTAACCACTACAGCCTGCTCACCTCCAGCGCCTCCATCGTGCACGCCGAGCCGCCCGGCGGCATGCAGCAGGGCGCAGGGGGCTATCGCGAGGCGCAGAGCCTGGTGCAGGGCGACTACGGCGCTCTGCAGAGCAACGGGCACCCGCTCAGCCACGCTCACCAGTGGATCACCGCGCTGTCCCAcggcggcgggggcggcggcggcggcggtggagGAGGCGGGGGAGGTGGCGGGGGAGGCGGCGACGGCTCCCCGTGGTCCACCAGCCCCCTAGGCCAGCCGGACATCAAGCCCTCGGTGGTGGTACAGCAGGGTGGCCGAGGCGATGAGCTGCACGGGCCAGGAGCGCTACAGCAGCAGcaccaacagcagcaacaacaacagcaacagcagcagcagcagcaacagcagcagcagcagcaacaacaacagcgaCCGCCACATCTGGTGCACCACGCTGGCAACCACCACCCCGGGCCCGGGGCATGGCGGAGTGCGGCGACTGCagctcacctccctccctccatgggAGCGTCCAACGGAGGTTTGCTCTACTCGCAGCCCAGCTTCACGGTGAACGGCATGCTGGGCGCAGGAGGGCAGCCGGCAGGGCTGCACCACCACGGCCTGCGGGACGCCCACGACGAGCCGCATCATGCAGACCACCACCCGCATCCGCACTCTCACCCTCACCAGCAACCGCCCCCGCCGCCTCCCCCTCAAGGCCCACCGGGCCACCCAGGCGCACACCACGACCCGCACTCGGACGAGGACACGCCGACCTCAGACGACCTGGAGCAGTTCGCCAAGCAGTTCAAGCAGAGGCGGATCAAACTAGGATTTACTCAAGCAGACGTGGGGCTGGCGCTGGGCACCCTGTATGGCAACGTGTTCTCGCAGACCACCATCTGCAGGTTTGAGGCCCTGCAACTGAGCTTCAAGAACATGTGCAAGCTGAAGCCTTTGTTGAACAAGTGGTTGGAAGAGGCAGACTCGTCCTCGGGCAGCCCCACCAGCATAGACAAGATCGCAGCGCAAGGGCGCAAGCGGAAAAAGCGGACCTCCATCGAGGTGAGCGTCAAGGGGGCTCTGGAGAGCCATTTCCTCAAATGCCCCAAGCCCTCGGCCCAGGAGATCACCTCCCTCGCGGACAGCTTACAGCTGGAGAAGGAGGTGGTGAGAGTTTGGTTTTGtaacaggagacagaaagagaaaaggatgacCCCTCCCGGAGGGACTCTGCCGGGCGCCGAGGATGTGTACGGGGGGAGTAGGGACACGCCACCACACCACGGGGTGCAGACGCCCGTCCAGTGA